One genomic segment of Paraburkholderia caffeinilytica includes these proteins:
- the rnhB gene encoding ribonuclease HII, with the protein MTASRAPRRKAASVAGAAARQAGLDFETPDDIVCGVDEAGRGPLAGPVVAAAVIFDPSKPMIRGLDDSKALTARKRDELYDKIVERALAYCIASASVEEIDTLNILHATMLAMKRAVEGLPVVPTLVKIDGNRCPALSVRSEAIIGGDALVKSISAASILAKVTRDRMLLELHQAYPVYGFNAHAGYGTPQHLAALREHGPCEHHRRSFAPVREAHKRFGNGLKLPAGDVIVVSGARTDTMPDDDAFGERSGA; encoded by the coding sequence GTGACCGCCTCGCGCGCACCACGCCGCAAGGCTGCGAGCGTTGCAGGCGCAGCGGCACGGCAGGCCGGTCTGGACTTCGAAACACCGGATGACATCGTCTGCGGCGTCGACGAAGCCGGGCGCGGGCCGCTGGCCGGCCCGGTGGTCGCCGCCGCGGTGATTTTCGACCCGTCGAAGCCGATGATTCGCGGCCTCGACGATTCGAAAGCGCTCACCGCCAGAAAGCGCGATGAGCTGTACGACAAGATCGTCGAGCGGGCGCTCGCTTACTGTATCGCGTCGGCCAGCGTCGAAGAAATCGATACGCTGAACATCCTGCACGCCACCATGCTGGCGATGAAGCGGGCGGTCGAAGGCCTCCCGGTCGTGCCGACACTCGTCAAAATCGACGGCAATCGCTGCCCGGCGCTGAGCGTTCGCAGCGAGGCGATAATCGGCGGCGATGCGCTGGTCAAGAGCATTTCGGCGGCGTCGATTCTCGCCAAGGTCACGCGTGACCGGATGCTGCTCGAATTGCATCAAGCCTATCCGGTCTACGGTTTTAACGCGCATGCCGGCTACGGTACGCCGCAGCATCTGGCGGCGCTGCGCGAACATGGGCCCTGCGAGCATCATCGGCGCTCGTTCGCACCGGTGCGTGAAGCGCATAAGCGTTTCGGCAACGGTTTGAAGCTGCCCGCGGGCGACGTCATTGTCGTGTCAGGCGCGCGCACCGACACCATGCCCGACGACGACGCCTTCGGCGAACGCAGCGGCGCCTGA
- the lpxB gene encoding lipid-A-disaccharide synthase, with the protein MALNPSPLRVAMVAGEPSGDLLAASLLDGLASRLPAGTQYYGIGGPRMIATGFDAHWPMEKLTVRGYVEALRHIPEILGIRNELKRQLLAEPPSVFVGVDAPDFNFGLEHPLRDAGIPTVHFVCPSIWAWRGGRIKKIAKAVDHMLCVFPFETALLEKAGIAASYVGHPLADEIPLEPDTLGARRTLGLAESGPIIAVLPGSRRSEIDLIGPTFFAAMEMMQHQEPGLRFVMPAATPALRDMLRPLVDSHPGLALTITDGQSQVAMTAADAILVKSGTVTLEAALLKKPMVISYKVPWLTGQIMRRQGYLPYVGLPNILAGRFVVPEILQHFATPQALAEATLKQLRDEANRRTLTEIFTEMHHVLKQNTAQRAAEVVASVIENRKTRP; encoded by the coding sequence ATGGCTTTGAACCCGAGTCCGCTGCGCGTCGCGATGGTGGCAGGCGAGCCGTCCGGCGATCTGCTGGCGGCGTCGCTGCTCGACGGCCTCGCGAGCCGACTGCCCGCCGGCACCCAGTATTACGGAATCGGCGGCCCGCGCATGATCGCCACGGGTTTCGACGCCCACTGGCCGATGGAGAAGCTGACAGTGCGCGGCTATGTCGAAGCACTGCGGCATATTCCCGAGATCCTCGGCATCCGCAACGAACTGAAGCGCCAACTGCTGGCAGAGCCGCCGTCGGTGTTCGTCGGCGTGGACGCGCCCGATTTCAATTTCGGCCTCGAGCACCCGTTGCGCGATGCGGGTATTCCGACTGTTCACTTCGTTTGTCCGTCGATCTGGGCGTGGCGAGGCGGCCGCATCAAGAAGATCGCCAAAGCGGTCGACCACATGCTGTGCGTGTTCCCGTTCGAAACGGCGCTGCTGGAAAAAGCCGGCATCGCGGCTTCGTACGTGGGCCATCCGCTCGCCGACGAAATTCCGCTCGAACCCGACACGCTTGGCGCGCGCCGCACGCTCGGCCTCGCTGAAAGCGGTCCGATCATTGCGGTGCTGCCAGGCAGCCGGCGCTCGGAGATCGATCTGATCGGTCCGACGTTCTTTGCCGCGATGGAAATGATGCAGCACCAGGAGCCCGGCCTGCGTTTCGTGATGCCGGCGGCCACCCCCGCATTGCGCGACATGCTGCGGCCGCTGGTCGACTCGCATCCCGGTCTCGCGCTGACCATTACCGACGGCCAGTCGCAAGTCGCGATGACGGCAGCCGATGCGATCCTCGTCAAAAGCGGCACGGTGACGCTGGAAGCCGCGCTGCTGAAAAAACCGATGGTGATCTCGTACAAGGTGCCCTGGCTGACCGGCCAGATCATGCGCCGCCAGGGCTATTTGCCCTATGTCGGTCTGCCGAACATTCTGGCGGGACGTTTCGTGGTTCCGGAAATTCTGCAGCACTTCGCCACGCCGCAAGCGCTCGCCGAAGCCACGCTGAAACAGTTGCGCGACGAGGCCAACCGGCGCACGCTGACGGAAATCTTCACGGAGATGCACCACGTGCTGAAGCAGAACACCGCGCAGCGCGCGGCGGAAGTTGTGGCAAGCGTCATCGAAAATCGGAAGACGCGGCCGTGA
- the lpxA gene encoding acyl-ACP--UDP-N-acetylglucosamine O-acyltransferase, protein MSRIHPTAIVEPGAQLDESVEIGPYAVIGAHVTIGARTTIGSHSVIEGHTTIGEDNRIGHYASVGGRPQDMKYKDEPTRLVIGNRNTIREFTTIHTGTVQDAGVTTLGDDNWIMAYVHIGHDCHVGNNVILSSNAQMAGHVTIGDHAIIGGMSGVHQFVRIGEHSMLGGASALVQDIPPFVIAAGNKAEPHGINVEGLRRRGFSADAISALRSAYRLLYKNGLSLEEAKVQLRELASAGGDGDAPVQTLLAFVEASQRGIIR, encoded by the coding sequence ATGAGCAGGATTCATCCCACTGCGATCGTCGAGCCGGGCGCGCAACTCGACGAATCCGTCGAAATCGGACCGTATGCCGTCATCGGCGCACATGTGACGATCGGCGCACGGACCACGATCGGTTCGCACAGCGTGATCGAAGGTCACACCACGATCGGCGAAGACAACCGCATCGGCCACTATGCATCGGTCGGCGGCCGTCCGCAGGACATGAAGTACAAGGACGAGCCGACCCGGCTCGTGATCGGCAACCGCAACACGATCCGTGAATTCACCACGATCCACACCGGCACGGTGCAGGACGCGGGCGTCACCACGCTGGGCGACGACAACTGGATCATGGCGTACGTGCACATCGGTCACGACTGCCACGTCGGCAACAATGTCATTCTGTCGAGCAATGCGCAGATGGCCGGCCATGTGACGATTGGCGACCATGCGATTATCGGCGGCATGTCGGGCGTGCATCAGTTCGTTCGCATTGGCGAGCATTCGATGCTGGGCGGCGCGTCGGCGCTCGTGCAGGACATCCCGCCGTTCGTGATCGCTGCCGGCAACAAGGCCGAGCCGCACGGTATCAACGTCGAAGGCCTGCGCCGCCGCGGTTTTTCGGCGGACGCGATCTCGGCGCTGCGCTCGGCGTACCGCCTGCTGTACAAGAACGGCCTGTCGCTCGAAGAAGCGAAGGTGCAGTTGCGCGAACTCGCGTCCGCGGGTGGCGATGGCGATGCGCCGGTACAAACGCTGCTCGCGTTCGTCGAAGCGTCGCAACGCGGCATCATCCGCTAA
- the fabZ gene encoding 3-hydroxyacyl-ACP dehydratase FabZ, translating into MSTEKINLDIHKILTLLPHRYPILLVDRVLELEPHKSIKALKNVSINEPYFQGHFPTRPVMPGVLILEALAQTAALLTFSEEPSDPSSTLYLFVGIDNARFKRVVEPGDQLILNCTFERHMRGIWKFKARAEVDGVVAAEADLMCAVRHTDKDA; encoded by the coding sequence ATGAGCACCGAAAAAATCAATCTCGACATTCATAAGATTCTCACGCTGCTGCCCCATCGCTACCCGATCCTGCTGGTCGACCGGGTGCTCGAACTCGAGCCGCACAAGAGCATCAAAGCGTTGAAGAACGTGTCGATCAATGAGCCGTATTTCCAGGGGCACTTTCCGACCCGTCCGGTGATGCCCGGCGTGCTGATCCTCGAAGCGCTCGCGCAAACGGCGGCGCTGCTGACGTTTTCGGAAGAACCGAGCGATCCGTCGAGCACGCTGTATCTGTTCGTGGGCATCGACAACGCGCGTTTCAAGCGCGTGGTGGAACCGGGCGATCAGCTGATCCTGAACTGCACGTTCGAACGTCATATGCGCGGCATCTGGAAGTTCAAGGCGCGCGCCGAAGTGGATGGTGTCGTGGCGGCGGAAGCCGACCTGATGTGCGCGGTGCGGCACACGGACAAAGACGCCTGA